A window of the Synechococcus sp. M16.1 genome harbors these coding sequences:
- a CDS encoding glutathione S-transferase family protein → MLQYLSENYANEVHDAATRASISQWILFANSTLAIVLFVPSNKEREFPRLMATLNDIYTKKQFLVGDAWTAADCAVNAYLGYLPIFYPNEDLSAYPEIQALNERTRSNPNYRAIMGL, encoded by the coding sequence ATTCTTCAGTATTTATCTGAGAATTACGCCAACGAAGTCCATGACGCCGCAACACGTGCTTCGATCAGCCAGTGGATTCTTTTTGCAAACTCGACTTTAGCGATCGTCTTGTTCGTTCCCTCAAATAAGGAACGGGAGTTTCCCCGACTGATGGCAACCCTGAATGATATCTACACCAAGAAACAGTTTTTAGTGGGGGATGCCTGGACCGCAGCAGACTGCGCCGTCAATGCATACCTCGGCTATCTCCCCATTTTCTATCCCAACGAAGATCTCTCGGCTTATCCCGAAATCCAAGCTCTCAATGAGCGAACACGATCCAACCCGAATTACAGAGCAATCATGGGGCTTTGA
- a CDS encoding phosphotransferase enzyme family protein has product MTEALEAIADRFHPREGIKAIRSLGSGNVNETFLVTHEGQDGAFVMQRLNTNVFDRPDLVMQNLQALGDHMERRLASPPPQLKGRRWEVPRVVPCRREASPWIEQNGEFWRSITYIGAATTSDVIRDSAHAQEVGYGLGMFHHLISDLPINQLADILENFHVTPAYLQHFDAVAKATDRLGPAERDACAFIEARRQGIDVLEAALSRGELHHRPIHGDPKINNVMIDEASGQAIGLIDLDTVKPGLVHYDIGDCVRSCCNPAGEETLCLDDVNFDMELCEAILTGYLSVAGGFLSDWDLHYLPHCIRLIPLELGLRFLTDHLEGDVYFRCDRPGHNLQRALVQFRLTEAVEQQFNALEQLVARLKQQPSPNL; this is encoded by the coding sequence ATGACCGAGGCCCTGGAAGCCATCGCCGATCGCTTCCATCCTCGCGAGGGGATCAAAGCCATCCGTTCCCTTGGTTCGGGCAACGTCAACGAAACGTTCCTCGTGACCCACGAGGGACAGGACGGCGCGTTCGTCATGCAACGCCTGAACACAAACGTGTTTGATCGGCCTGACCTGGTGATGCAGAACCTGCAGGCCCTGGGCGACCACATGGAACGCCGTCTCGCCTCTCCACCACCACAATTGAAGGGGCGGCGCTGGGAAGTGCCCAGGGTGGTTCCCTGTCGGCGAGAGGCCTCCCCCTGGATCGAACAGAACGGAGAGTTCTGGCGCTCGATCACGTACATCGGCGCAGCAACCACCAGCGATGTCATCCGGGACAGTGCCCATGCCCAGGAAGTGGGCTACGGGCTGGGAATGTTCCACCACCTGATCAGCGATCTGCCCATCAATCAACTGGCGGACATCCTCGAGAATTTCCACGTCACGCCGGCCTACCTCCAACACTTCGATGCGGTCGCCAAAGCCACAGACCGCCTTGGTCCTGCCGAACGTGACGCCTGCGCGTTCATCGAGGCACGTCGTCAGGGCATCGATGTGCTGGAAGCAGCGCTCAGCCGCGGTGAACTCCATCACCGCCCCATCCATGGGGACCCCAAGATCAACAACGTGATGATCGATGAGGCCAGCGGCCAGGCGATCGGTCTGATCGATCTGGACACCGTCAAACCGGGGCTTGTTCACTACGACATCGGTGACTGTGTGCGCTCCTGCTGCAATCCAGCCGGAGAGGAAACCCTCTGCCTCGACGATGTGAACTTCGACATGGAGCTCTGTGAGGCGATCCTCACGGGCTATCTCTCCGTTGCTGGTGGGTTCCTGAGTGACTGGGACCTGCACTATCTGCCCCACTGCATCCGCCTGATCCCCCTGGAGCTTGGCCTGCGCTTTCTCACGGATCACCTGGAGGGCGATGTGTATTTCCGCTGCGATCGACCTGGGCACAACCTGCAACGGGCCCTGGTGCAGTTCCGACTTACCGAAGCGGTGGAGCAGCAGTTCAACGCCCTGGAGCAACTGGTTGCGCGGCTGA